The Streptomyces sp. NBC_00691 genome has a segment encoding these proteins:
- a CDS encoding ADP-ribosylglycohydrolase family protein, with the protein MKPTTPSQVTPPLDDRIIGSLLGAAVGDALGGPVEGYTPQQILERHGGRVSGIVGPWNGDEWRTARPIAPYHKGDGHVTDDTLMTHALIRVYEKVRGHLDAYAVADHLVPDLMGNPVWIPELEAEALPLQRIFLAEKWLVTRIHYAHVDPREAGAGNIVNCGAAMYMAPVGLVNAAHPEAAYTEALDIAGAHQSSYGREAAGVFAAAVAAACVPGATPATVVDTALSLAKDGTRAAIEAVADVADRHRDFESALTPLRKAVAQFDSVGPDYRSPSLGARRPSRLHAIEELPIALGMLLVGEGDYRRTVLGSVNYGRDCDSIATMSGAIVGALHGEQSVPAEWAKRVAEASRLDLHAPARALTDVAQEIFARDRKLRRSHEQAFAALTGTAAR; encoded by the coding sequence ATGAAACCCACAACGCCCTCGCAGGTGACGCCCCCACTGGATGACCGGATCATCGGAAGTCTCCTCGGGGCCGCCGTCGGCGACGCGCTCGGCGGCCCCGTCGAGGGCTACACCCCCCAGCAGATCCTGGAACGCCACGGCGGCCGCGTCAGCGGGATCGTCGGCCCGTGGAACGGCGACGAGTGGCGCACCGCCCGCCCCATCGCCCCGTACCACAAGGGCGACGGACACGTCACCGACGACACCTTGATGACCCATGCGCTGATCCGGGTCTACGAGAAGGTCCGCGGTCACCTCGACGCGTACGCGGTCGCGGACCACCTCGTCCCCGACCTCATGGGCAACCCCGTCTGGATCCCCGAGCTCGAGGCGGAGGCGCTCCCGCTCCAGCGGATCTTCCTGGCGGAGAAGTGGCTGGTGACACGCATCCACTACGCCCATGTGGACCCCCGCGAGGCCGGCGCGGGCAACATCGTCAACTGCGGCGCAGCGATGTACATGGCGCCGGTCGGCCTCGTCAACGCGGCCCACCCGGAGGCCGCGTACACCGAGGCCCTCGACATCGCGGGCGCCCACCAGTCCTCCTACGGCCGCGAGGCGGCGGGGGTGTTCGCGGCCGCCGTGGCGGCGGCGTGCGTCCCCGGCGCCACGCCGGCGACCGTGGTCGACACGGCCCTGTCGCTGGCGAAGGACGGGACGCGGGCGGCGATCGAGGCGGTGGCGGACGTCGCGGACCGGCACCGGGACTTCGAATCGGCCCTGACGCCGCTCCGCAAGGCGGTGGCCCAGTTCGACTCCGTCGGCCCCGACTACCGCTCCCCCTCCCTCGGCGCCCGCCGCCCGTCCCGCCTCCACGCGATCGAGGAACTCCCGATCGCCCTCGGCATGCTGCTCGTCGGGGAGGGCGACTACCGCCGTACGGTCCTGGGCTCCGTCAACTACGGCCGTGACTGCGACTCGATCGCCACCATGTCGGGCGCGATCGTGGGCGCGCTGCACGGGGAGCAGTCGGTGCCGGCGGAGTGGGCGAAGCGGGTGGCGGAGGCGAGCCGCCTGGACCTGCACGCCCCGGCGAGGGCCCTGACGGACGTGGCCCAGGAGATCTTCGCCCGGGACCGGAAGCTCCGTCGGAGCCACGAGCAGGCGTTCGCGGCCCTGACGGGCACGGCCGCCCGGTGA
- the gltB gene encoding glutamate synthase large subunit, with protein MRSDAWSPMDGRPAPQGMYDPRNEHDACGVGFVATLTGVASHALVEQALTVLRNLEHRGATGSEPDSGDGAGILFQVPDAFLREVAGFQLPEAGAYAVGIAFLPEDGTDETAAAIEALAADEGLNVLGWREVPVAPELLGASARSTMPVFRQLFVADAAGEATGIALDRKAFVLRKRAEREAATYFPSLSARTIVYKGMLTTGQLEPFFPDLSDRRCATAVALVHSRFSTNTFPSWPLAHPYRFVAHNGEINTVKGNRNWMTAREAQLDSTVFGEGSLDRIFPICTPDASDSASFDEVLELLHLGGRSLPHAVLMMVPEAWENHETMDPARRAFYQYHSTMMEPWDGPACVTFTDGVQVGAVLDRNGLRPGRYWVTDEGLVVLSSEVGVLDIDPAKVVRKGRLQPGKMFLVDTAEHRIVEDDEIKAALAAENPYAEWLETGEIELSDLPEREHIVHTHASVTRRQQTFGYTEEELRVILAPMARTAGEPLGSMGTDSPIAALSARPRLLFDYFTQLFAQVTNPPLDAIREELVTSLRSSLGPGSNLLEPTSSSCRSVTLPFPVIDNDELAKLIHINADGDMPGMKAATLSGLYRVSGGGDALAARLDAICAEADTAIEGGARLIVLSDRHSDAEHAPIPSLLLTAAVHHHLIRTKQRTKVGLLVEAGDVREVHHVALLIGYGAAAVNPYLAMESVEDLVRAGTFIEGLEPEQAIRNLIYALGKGVLKVMSKMGISTVASYRGAQVFEAVGLDETFVATYFNGTATKIGGAGLDVVAKEVAARHAKAYPVSGVASAHRLLDIGGEYQWRREGEPHLFDPETVFRLQHATRNKRYDIFKQYTDRVNEQSERLMTLRGLFGFTSGRPAISVDEVEPAAEIVKRFSTGAMSYGSISREAHETLAVAMNQLGAKSNTGEGGEDSDRLYDPARRSAIKQVASGRFGVTSEYLVNADDIQIKMAQGAKPGEGGQLPGHKVYPWVAKTRHSTPGVGLISPPPHHDIYSIEDLAQLIHDLKNANPVARIHVKLVSEVGVGTVAAGVSKAHADVVLISGHDGGTGASPLTSLKHAGGPWELGLAETQQTLLLNGLRDRIVVQTDGQLKTGRDVVIAALLGAEEFGFATAPLVVSGCVMMRVCHLDTCPVGIATQNPVLRDRFSGKPEFVVNFFEFIAEEVRELLAELGFRTLEEAVGHAELLDTSRAVTHWKAQGLDLEPLFYVPELPEGAVRHALIEQDHGLEKALDNELIQLAAEALNAASAEEAQPVRAQVSIRNINRTVGTMLGHQVTKRFGGAGLPADTIDITFTGSAGQSFGAFLPSGVTLRLEGDANDYVGKGLSGGRVIVRPDRGADHLAEYSTIAGNTIGYGATGGELFLRGRTGERFCVRNSGALVVSEGVGDHGCEYMTGGTAVVLGETGRNFAAGMSGGVAYVVDLDRDNVNSGNLGAIETPSDSDKAWLHDVVRRHFEETGSTVAEKLLADWDAAAARFSKIIPTTYKAVLAAKDAAELAGLSEAETTEKMMEAATHG; from the coding sequence ATGCGTTCCGACGCCTGGTCGCCCATGGACGGTCGCCCTGCTCCGCAGGGGATGTACGACCCCCGTAACGAACACGACGCCTGTGGTGTCGGGTTCGTGGCCACCCTCACCGGTGTAGCCAGCCACGCGCTGGTCGAGCAGGCGCTGACCGTACTGCGCAACCTCGAGCACCGCGGCGCCACCGGCTCCGAGCCCGACTCCGGTGACGGCGCCGGCATCCTTTTCCAGGTCCCGGACGCCTTCCTCCGCGAGGTCGCCGGATTCCAGCTCCCCGAGGCCGGCGCGTACGCCGTCGGCATCGCCTTCCTCCCCGAGGACGGCACCGACGAGACCGCCGCCGCGATCGAGGCGCTCGCCGCCGACGAGGGCCTGAACGTCCTCGGCTGGCGCGAGGTCCCCGTCGCCCCCGAACTGCTCGGCGCCTCCGCCCGCTCCACCATGCCGGTCTTCCGCCAGCTCTTCGTCGCGGACGCCGCGGGCGAAGCCACCGGCATCGCGCTCGACCGCAAGGCCTTCGTCCTGCGCAAGCGCGCCGAGCGCGAGGCCGCGACGTACTTCCCGTCGCTCTCCGCCCGCACCATCGTCTACAAGGGCATGCTGACCACCGGCCAGCTGGAGCCCTTCTTCCCGGACCTGTCGGACCGCCGCTGCGCCACCGCCGTGGCCCTGGTCCACTCCCGGTTCTCCACCAACACCTTCCCGAGCTGGCCGCTGGCCCACCCGTACCGCTTCGTCGCCCACAACGGTGAGATCAACACCGTCAAGGGCAACCGGAACTGGATGACCGCCCGCGAGGCCCAGCTCGACTCCACCGTCTTCGGCGAGGGCTCGCTGGACCGGATCTTCCCGATCTGCACCCCGGACGCCTCCGATTCGGCCTCCTTCGACGAGGTCCTGGAGCTGCTCCACCTCGGCGGCCGCTCCCTGCCCCACGCGGTCCTGATGATGGTCCCGGAGGCGTGGGAGAACCACGAGACGATGGACCCCGCCCGCCGCGCGTTCTACCAGTACCACTCCACGATGATGGAGCCCTGGGACGGTCCGGCCTGCGTCACCTTCACCGACGGCGTCCAGGTCGGCGCGGTCCTCGACCGCAACGGACTGCGCCCCGGCCGCTACTGGGTCACCGACGAGGGCCTCGTCGTCCTCTCCTCCGAGGTCGGCGTCCTCGACATCGACCCCGCCAAGGTCGTCCGCAAGGGCCGCCTCCAGCCCGGCAAGATGTTCCTCGTCGACACCGCCGAGCACCGCATCGTCGAGGACGACGAGATCAAGGCGGCCCTCGCAGCCGAGAACCCCTACGCGGAGTGGCTGGAGACCGGGGAGATCGAGCTCTCCGACCTCCCCGAGCGCGAGCACATCGTGCACACCCACGCCTCGGTCACCCGCCGCCAGCAGACCTTCGGCTACACCGAGGAAGAACTCCGCGTCATCCTCGCGCCGATGGCCCGCACCGCCGGCGAGCCCCTCGGCTCCATGGGAACGGACTCGCCGATCGCGGCACTGTCCGCCCGCCCGCGGCTGCTCTTCGACTACTTCACCCAGCTGTTCGCGCAGGTCACCAACCCGCCGCTGGACGCCATCCGCGAAGAGCTCGTGACCTCGCTGCGCTCCTCGCTCGGCCCCGGCAGCAACCTGCTCGAGCCGACCTCCTCGTCGTGTCGCAGCGTCACCCTGCCGTTCCCGGTGATCGACAACGACGAGCTGGCCAAGCTCATCCACATCAACGCCGACGGCGACATGCCCGGCATGAAGGCCGCGACCCTCTCCGGCCTCTACCGGGTCTCCGGGGGCGGCGACGCCCTCGCCGCCCGCCTCGACGCCATCTGCGCCGAGGCCGACACCGCCATCGAGGGCGGCGCCCGCCTCATCGTGCTCTCCGACCGGCACTCCGACGCCGAGCACGCGCCGATCCCCTCGCTGCTGCTCACCGCGGCCGTCCACCACCACCTCATCCGCACCAAGCAGCGCACCAAGGTGGGTCTGCTCGTCGAGGCCGGTGACGTCCGCGAGGTCCACCACGTCGCCCTGCTCATCGGCTACGGCGCCGCGGCGGTCAACCCGTACCTCGCCATGGAGTCCGTCGAGGACCTCGTCCGCGCCGGCACCTTCATCGAGGGCCTGGAGCCCGAGCAGGCCATCCGGAACCTGATCTACGCGCTCGGCAAGGGCGTCCTCAAGGTCATGTCCAAGATGGGCATCTCCACCGTCGCCTCCTACCGCGGCGCCCAGGTCTTCGAGGCCGTCGGCCTCGACGAGACCTTCGTCGCCACGTACTTCAACGGCACGGCCACCAAGATCGGCGGCGCCGGTCTCGACGTCGTCGCCAAGGAGGTCGCCGCCCGCCACGCCAAGGCGTACCCCGTCTCCGGCGTCGCCTCGGCACACCGCCTCCTGGACATCGGCGGCGAGTACCAGTGGCGCCGCGAGGGCGAGCCGCACCTGTTCGATCCGGAGACCGTCTTCCGCCTGCAGCACGCCACGCGCAACAAGCGGTACGACATCTTCAAGCAGTACACGGACCGGGTGAACGAGCAGTCCGAGCGCCTCATGACGCTCCGCGGCCTCTTCGGCTTCACCTCCGGCCGCCCCGCGATCTCCGTCGACGAGGTCGAGCCGGCCGCCGAGATCGTCAAGCGCTTCTCCACCGGCGCCATGTCGTACGGCTCCATCTCCCGCGAGGCGCACGAGACCCTCGCCGTCGCCATGAACCAGCTGGGCGCCAAGTCCAACACCGGTGAGGGCGGCGAGGACTCGGACCGCCTCTACGACCCGGCCCGCCGCTCCGCGATCAAGCAGGTCGCCTCCGGCCGCTTCGGCGTCACCAGCGAGTACCTGGTCAACGCCGACGACATCCAGATCAAGATGGCCCAGGGCGCCAAGCCCGGCGAGGGCGGCCAGCTGCCCGGCCACAAGGTCTACCCGTGGGTCGCCAAGACGCGTCACTCGACGCCCGGCGTCGGCCTCATCTCGCCGCCGCCGCACCACGACATCTACTCCATCGAGGACCTGGCTCAGCTGATCCACGACCTCAAGAACGCCAACCCGGTCGCCCGCATCCACGTGAAGCTGGTCTCCGAGGTCGGCGTCGGCACGGTCGCCGCCGGTGTCTCCAAGGCCCACGCGGACGTCGTCCTCATCTCCGGCCACGACGGCGGTACGGGCGCCTCGCCGCTCACCTCGCTCAAGCACGCGGGCGGTCCCTGGGAGCTCGGTCTCGCCGAGACGCAGCAGACCCTGCTGCTCAACGGCCTGCGCGACCGGATCGTCGTCCAGACCGACGGTCAGCTCAAGACCGGCCGTGACGTCGTCATCGCCGCGCTGCTCGGCGCCGAGGAGTTCGGTTTCGCGACCGCGCCGCTCGTGGTCTCCGGCTGCGTCATGATGCGCGTCTGCCACCTGGACACCTGCCCGGTCGGCATCGCCACCCAGAACCCGGTCCTCCGCGACCGCTTCTCCGGCAAGCCCGAGTTCGTCGTCAACTTCTTCGAGTTCATCGCCGAGGAGGTCCGCGAGCTCCTCGCCGAGCTGGGCTTCCGCACCCTCGAAGAGGCCGTCGGCCACGCCGAGCTGCTCGACACCAGCCGCGCCGTCACCCACTGGAAGGCGCAGGGTCTCGACCTGGAGCCGCTCTTCTACGTGCCGGAGCTGCCCGAGGGCGCGGTCCGCCACGCCCTGATCGAGCAGGACCACGGTCTGGAGAAGGCCCTCGACAACGAGCTGATCCAGCTCGCCGCCGAGGCCCTGAACGCCGCCTCCGCCGAGGAGGCCCAGCCGGTCCGCGCCCAGGTCTCCATCCGCAACATCAACCGCACGGTCGGCACCATGCTCGGCCACCAGGTGACGAAGCGGTTCGGCGGCGCCGGCCTCCCGGCCGACACCATCGACATCACCTTCACCGGCTCCGCGGGCCAGTCGTTCGGCGCCTTCCTGCCGAGCGGTGTCACCCTCCGCCTGGAGGGCGACGCCAACGACTACGTCGGCAAGGGCCTCTCCGGCGGCCGTGTGATCGTCCGCCCCGACCGGGGCGCCGACCACCTCGCCGAGTACTCGACCATCGCGGGCAACACGATCGGGTACGGCGCGACGGGCGGCGAACTGTTCCTCCGCGGCCGCACCGGCGAGCGCTTCTGCGTCCGCAACTCCGGCGCCCTGGTCGTCTCGGAGGGCGTGGGCGACCACGGCTGCGAGTACATGACCGGTGGCACGGCGGTCGTCCTCGGCGAGACCGGACGCAACTTCGCGGCCGGCATGTCGGGCGGTGTCGCCTACGTCGTCGACCTGGACCGGGACAACGTCAACTCCGGCAACCTCGGCGCCATCGAGACCCCGTCGGACAGCGACAAGGCGTGGCTGCACGATGTCGTGCGCCGCCACTTCGAGGAGACCGGCTCCACGGTCGCCGAGAAGCTCCTCGCCGACTGGGACGCCGCGGCGGCCCGGTTCAG
- a CDS encoding ADP-ribosylglycohydrolase family protein, which translates to MSGDDPRNTAVGERPAGRGGWAQQTVPGSGFLAGAAPEDPAGSGFLAGAAPEDPAAAPAPRTPPHAPAARDAVEGLLLGLAAGDAAGWPAARHRAARMPEWTRRLTRELDTFAEQNATTTLPVPIALNQPPEPLRLGPSDDAEWAAFTAEAILTAAGPVFTGLPRERRLRAAVDLAWNSLAGQVAAAADRAPEVESAVLPLRARISVRAGLGNLATGLRPPATGHDNPHFFDDAACVRAVVLAVVHPGDPRAAAELAEFDARYTQDGDGVHGARAMAAAVAAALGGATVDEAVEAALAELPPVTEIGRNARYAVKLAQTAASAFELVPLLEHQIVDHVYSYGIAAAETVPVALALTTAARGEMTAAVPAAVCLSRVADSAPALAGALTGALGGGRSVPATWREACRTLAGCALPRLAGTDLVELAGLLAATEPPTPGGQSRHETHNALAGDAPTG; encoded by the coding sequence ATGAGCGGCGACGACCCGAGGAACACCGCGGTGGGCGAGCGCCCCGCGGGGCGGGGCGGCTGGGCACAGCAGACGGTGCCGGGTTCCGGCTTCCTGGCCGGTGCCGCGCCCGAGGACCCGGCCGGTTCCGGCTTCCTGGCCGGTGCCGCGCCCGAGGACCCGGCCGCGGCACCGGCCCCGCGCACACCGCCCCACGCACCGGCGGCTCGCGACGCGGTCGAGGGCCTCCTCCTCGGCCTCGCCGCGGGCGACGCCGCCGGCTGGCCGGCCGCCCGGCACCGTGCCGCCCGGATGCCCGAGTGGACCCGCCGTCTCACCCGCGAGCTCGACACCTTCGCCGAGCAGAACGCCACGACCACCCTCCCCGTCCCCATCGCCCTCAACCAGCCCCCCGAGCCGCTCCGCCTCGGCCCCTCCGACGACGCCGAATGGGCGGCCTTCACGGCCGAGGCGATCCTCACCGCCGCGGGCCCGGTCTTCACCGGCCTCCCCCGGGAGCGCCGGCTCCGGGCCGCCGTCGACCTCGCCTGGAACTCCCTCGCGGGGCAGGTCGCCGCCGCGGCGGACCGCGCACCCGAAGTCGAGTCCGCCGTGCTCCCGCTGCGCGCCCGGATCTCCGTCCGTGCGGGCCTCGGCAATCTCGCCACCGGTCTGCGTCCGCCGGCGACCGGCCACGACAACCCGCACTTCTTCGACGACGCGGCCTGCGTCCGGGCCGTGGTCCTGGCCGTGGTGCACCCCGGCGACCCCCGCGCCGCCGCCGAACTCGCCGAGTTCGACGCCCGGTACACCCAGGACGGCGACGGCGTCCACGGCGCCCGCGCGATGGCGGCGGCCGTCGCCGCGGCCCTCGGCGGGGCGACGGTCGACGAGGCCGTCGAGGCGGCGCTCGCCGAACTCCCGCCCGTCACCGAGATCGGCCGCAACGCCCGGTACGCGGTGAAGCTGGCGCAGACCGCCGCCTCGGCCTTCGAACTGGTCCCCCTCCTGGAGCACCAGATCGTGGACCACGTCTACAGCTACGGCATCGCCGCCGCCGAGACCGTCCCGGTGGCGCTGGCCCTCACCACCGCCGCCCGGGGCGAGATGACGGCCGCGGTCCCGGCCGCCGTCTGCCTGTCGCGGGTCGCCGACTCCGCGCCCGCGCTGGCCGGAGCGCTCACCGGGGCACTGGGCGGGGGCCGTTCGGTGCCGGCGACGTGGCGCGAGGCGTGCAGGACGCTGGCGGGCTGCGCGCTGCCGCGGCTCGCGGGCACGGATCTGGTCGAACTCGCCGGGCTGCTCGCAGCCACGGAACCACCCACCCCGGGTGGACAATCCAGACATGAAACCCACAACGCCCTCGCAGGTGACGCCCCCACTGGATGA
- a CDS encoding ADP-ribosylglycohydrolase family protein has protein sequence MNLRLTWVQPEDLLGHELRQAAEDGRDARAVAARWAAAGGPPAPDTAGASEVPLPELRPLADSLLAALSALPAPLSAREPADLAGIHAVTTPRTAPTPPDGAAGAGGDTALRDRLHAAWLGRAAGCLLGKPVEKLPLTAIRALARATGNWPLSTWFTARGVPPELLAVHPWNRRSAATSLAENIDGMPEDDDLNYPLLNLLLLQRHGRGFTTADVARLWLDELPAGRTFTAERVAYRNLLDGIEPPLTAVHRNPFREWIGAQIRADVHGWTRPGDPAGAAEQAYRDATLTHTANGVYGAMFVAATLATAATGSADVHRSLADGLAVIPPHSRLAQAVRRGIGLARETPDFDTVVDRLHAELGGYHWVHAVPNTALLAAALTHADGDFTRSLCAAVSGGWDTDSNGATAGSVAGLLAGHPDRLPERWTAPLKNRLATSVPSFDGIGFDTLAELTHREAVRP, from the coding sequence GTGAACCTCCGTCTGACCTGGGTCCAGCCGGAGGACCTCCTGGGTCATGAACTCCGCCAGGCCGCGGAGGACGGCCGCGACGCCCGCGCCGTCGCGGCCCGCTGGGCGGCGGCGGGCGGCCCGCCCGCCCCGGACACGGCCGGCGCGTCCGAGGTGCCCCTTCCGGAGCTCCGGCCCCTGGCGGACTCCCTCCTCGCCGCCCTGTCGGCCCTCCCCGCTCCCCTGTCGGCGCGGGAACCGGCTGACCTCGCCGGCATCCACGCCGTGACGACCCCCCGCACCGCCCCGACGCCGCCGGACGGAGCGGCGGGGGCGGGCGGGGACACCGCCCTCCGCGACCGTCTCCACGCCGCCTGGCTCGGCCGGGCCGCCGGCTGTCTCCTCGGCAAGCCCGTCGAGAAGCTCCCCCTGACCGCCATCCGCGCCCTCGCCCGCGCCACCGGCAACTGGCCCCTCTCCACGTGGTTCACCGCCCGCGGCGTCCCGCCCGAGCTGCTCGCCGTCCACCCCTGGAACCGCCGCTCCGCCGCCACCTCCCTCGCCGAGAACATCGACGGGATGCCCGAGGACGACGACCTCAACTACCCCCTCCTCAACCTGCTGCTCCTCCAGCGCCACGGCCGCGGCTTCACCACCGCCGACGTCGCCCGCCTCTGGCTCGACGAGCTTCCCGCCGGCCGTACGTTCACGGCCGAGCGCGTGGCCTACCGCAATCTCCTCGACGGGATCGAACCCCCGCTGACCGCCGTCCACCGCAACCCGTTCCGCGAGTGGATCGGCGCCCAGATCCGGGCCGACGTCCACGGCTGGACCCGTCCCGGCGACCCGGCCGGAGCCGCCGAGCAGGCGTACCGGGACGCGACCCTCACCCACACCGCGAACGGCGTCTACGGCGCCATGTTCGTCGCCGCCACCCTCGCCACGGCCGCGACCGGCAGCGCCGACGTCCACCGGTCGCTCGCCGACGGCCTCGCCGTGATCCCGCCGCACTCCCGCCTGGCGCAGGCCGTCCGCCGCGGGATCGGGCTGGCCCGCGAGACTCCGGACTTCGACACCGTCGTCGACCGCCTGCACGCCGAACTCGGCGGGTACCACTGGGTGCATGCCGTCCCCAACACCGCCCTGCTCGCCGCCGCCCTCACCCACGCCGACGGCGACTTCACCCGCTCCCTCTGCGCGGCGGTCTCCGGCGGCTGGGACACCGACTCCAACGGCGCCACCGCCGGCTCGGTCGCCGGTCTGCTCGCCGGGCACCCCGACCGGCTGCCGGAGCGCTGGACCGCCCCCCTCAAGAACCGTCTCGCGACCTCCGTCCCGTCCTTCGACGGCATCGGATTCGACACCCTGGCCGAACTGACCCACCGGGAGGCAGTACGCCCATGA
- a CDS encoding VIT1/CCC1 transporter family protein — MSIIEAQAPLHEAHRDNHTHRDVNGGWLRPAVFGAMDGLVSNLALMTGVAGGAVSTQTVVITGLAGLAAGAFSMAAGEYTSVASQRELVEAELDVERRQLRKHPIDEMEELAALYVSRGVEPELAREVAMQLSKDPEQALEIHAREELGIDPDDLPSPTVAAVSSFASFALGALLPVLPFLLGATALWPAVLLALVGLFACGALVARVTARGWLFSGMRQLVLGGAAAAVTYGLGMLLGAAL; from the coding sequence ATGTCCATCATCGAAGCTCAGGCGCCACTGCACGAGGCCCACCGTGACAACCACACGCACCGTGATGTGAACGGAGGCTGGCTGCGTCCGGCGGTGTTCGGCGCGATGGACGGACTCGTCTCCAACCTCGCCCTGATGACCGGTGTCGCCGGCGGCGCGGTCTCCACGCAGACCGTCGTCATCACCGGTCTCGCCGGACTCGCGGCCGGTGCCTTCTCCATGGCGGCCGGCGAGTACACCTCCGTCGCCTCGCAGCGTGAACTCGTCGAGGCGGAACTGGACGTCGAGCGCCGTCAGTTGCGCAAGCACCCCATCGACGAGATGGAGGAGCTCGCCGCGCTCTACGTCTCCCGGGGTGTCGAGCCCGAGCTCGCCCGCGAGGTCGCGATGCAGCTGTCGAAGGACCCCGAGCAGGCCCTGGAGATCCATGCCCGCGAGGAACTCGGCATCGACCCGGACGACCTGCCGTCGCCGACGGTCGCCGCGGTCTCGTCCTTCGCCTCCTTCGCGCTCGGCGCGCTCCTCCCCGTCCTCCCGTTCCTGCTCGGGGCGACCGCGCTCTGGCCGGCCGTGCTGCTCGCGCTCGTCGGGCTCTTCGCCTGCGGCGCGCTCGTGGCCCGGGTGACCGCGCGAGGCTGGCTCTTCAGCGGCATGCGTCAGCTGGTCCTCGGCGGCGCCGCCGCGGCCGTCACGTACGGGCTCGGCATGCTCCTCGGGGCGGCGCTGTAG
- a CDS encoding ADP-ribosylglycohydrolase family protein — protein MATTTACDTRERARGALLGLAVGDALGAPAENMRPSEIRRRWGRIEGFVTDSPAGTDDTEYAIFSALLLARHGSALTVHHVERAWHHWIADLDEGPFRGAGFSERGTLENLRRGLAAPISAQHRHAWSDGLAMRAAPFGVFAAGRPAEAARLVAIDGSVSHDGEGIYGGQAVAAGVAAAMAGAGVTAVIAAALSAVPMDSWTARSLRRAVVAAQRVQPDAQTRERQVRSAVVIGGYPWTDLAPEAVGLAFGAFAAARGDFRTAVLTAVNMGRDADTTAAVAGALAGAAGGLRSIPEEWASAITPVTGSCLPSMRGYHVLDVADLLTPEGES, from the coding sequence ATGGCGACCACCACGGCATGCGATACGCGCGAACGGGCGAGAGGGGCGCTCCTCGGCCTCGCCGTCGGTGACGCGCTCGGCGCGCCCGCCGAGAACATGCGCCCCTCCGAGATCCGCCGCCGCTGGGGCCGGATCGAGGGCTTCGTGACGGACAGCCCGGCGGGCACGGACGACACCGAGTACGCCATCTTCTCGGCGCTGCTGCTCGCCCGGCACGGCTCGGCCCTCACCGTCCACCATGTCGAACGGGCCTGGCACCACTGGATCGCGGACCTCGACGAAGGCCCGTTCCGCGGCGCGGGCTTCTCGGAGCGCGGCACCCTGGAGAACCTCCGCCGCGGTCTCGCCGCGCCGATCTCCGCCCAGCACCGGCACGCCTGGAGCGACGGTCTCGCCATGAGGGCGGCGCCGTTCGGGGTGTTCGCGGCGGGCCGCCCCGCGGAGGCGGCCCGGCTGGTCGCCATCGACGGCAGCGTCAGCCACGACGGCGAGGGCATCTACGGCGGCCAGGCCGTCGCAGCCGGCGTCGCGGCGGCGATGGCGGGCGCGGGGGTGACCGCGGTGATCGCGGCGGCCCTCTCCGCCGTCCCGATGGACTCGTGGACGGCCCGGTCGCTGCGCCGCGCGGTGGTCGCCGCCCAGCGCGTCCAGCCCGACGCACAGACCCGCGAGCGCCAGGTCCGCTCGGCGGTCGTCATCGGCGGCTACCCGTGGACGGATCTGGCGCCGGAGGCGGTGGGCCTGGCGTTCGGCGCCTTCGCGGCGGCACGGGGCGACTTCCGTACGGCGGTCCTGACGGCCGTCAACATGGGCCGCGACGCCGACACCACGGCGGCGGTGGCGGGCGCGCTCGCGGGCGCGGCCGGCGGACTGCGGTCGATCCCCGAGGAATGGGCCTCGGCCATCACCCCGGTCACGGGCAGCTGCCTCCCGTCGATGCGCGGCTACCACGTCCTGGACGTGGCGGACCTTCTCACCCCGGAGGGGGAATCCTGA